CCCCAGCTTGCTTTCCACAGTCCCTGCTTCTCACTAGGGCCAcacgcccccagcccccacagccgGTGTCCTGAGGTGGAGTGGCCTCCGGGTGCACTTACTGCCTAGTGAGCTGGGCTCAGCTCTGCTGCTGTGTTATGTGACACTGTCCCCTCATGGTGCTGGCTCAGCGTGAGGAGGGGGAGGAGTTGAGGGGGCCCCAGATTTGGAGGGAACACACCACTCACATGCCTGCCTCTCCTGCTCTCCAGTTCCCATCAGGGAGCCTTGCCCCAGCCCTCCCAGCCCACGCATCACCCTTCACAGCATCCCCGGATGCTAAGTGACCCCCATGCTGGACTGGACATGGAACTCAGGGGGGCTGGGCCTCTGAGCACCCTGGAGGAGACTCCTCAGCCTGTCTTGGGGAGCCTCAAGAGCCGTCAGCCCAGCCTGCAAGGGCACATGCCCGGTGGGAAGCAGGACCCAAGGCCTGCCATCCCCATGGTCGACACTGACTGCAGTGACCCTGCCTGGGCCCTGGACGCCTTGTCCAGTCCCTGGGCATCAAGGTCAGGAACCCTCCCCAGCCGAGTGCCTGGAGGAGGGTGGGGTGCCCGCCGACACAATTCTCCCCCAGGCACAGCTGGACCGGAAAGGAGCCCCAGCCATGCCTTGAGCCCAATGCCCGGGATGCCTGGGACCCCCTGGGACAGTATCCACACATGGTGCAGAGGGCAGGTGCACGCCCAGTACCCCTCTGGAGCAGCTCCCGGCATCAGCTCCCCCAGCCTCTCCAGCCCGGCCCCTGGCGCCCCCGGCTGCCAGCCTAGGACTCACGTGTTCTTCCTGAAGGTGCACAAGAGTGCCAGCAGCACCATCGCCAACATCCTGTTCCGCTTTGGGGACGAGCATGGCCTACGCTTCGCCATGCCAGCCGGGGGGGCCCCCCACTTCTTCTACCCCCGGCCCTTCCAGGCCAGCTTCGTGGAGGGCTTCTCGCATGACCCGGGCCCAGGGTTCCACATCATGTGCCAGCACATGAGGTTCCAGCCCTCGGAGGTGAGTCTCGGGTCTGGGCACCCCAGTACCCTGGAGGAGAGCAAGGTGGGGATGGTAGGCAGGGCACAGGGGCACTCTCGGGCGATGCTCCTATCCTGGACCAGGACCAGTGCTGGGTCTGCACTGGGGGAGCCCTATTTCTAGAATGCACGTGGGGAGCACAGCCCACAGGGACGACCAGGGGTGACCAGGGCGGCCTGGACCGGGGCCTTCAGTGACCAGCAGGGGGGTGCCCCCAGGTGCGGCGAGTGCTGCCTCCCGACACCTTCTACTTCACCATCCTGCGCGACCCCGCGCGCGTGCTCGAGTCCGCCTTCTCCTACTACAAGGCCAGCTCGCCCTTCGCGCGCGCCCGCGGCCTGGGCGACTTCCTGGCGCGGCCCGGCGCCTTCTACGACCCGCGGAGGTCGGACGCCCACTACGGCCGCGACCTGCAGGCCTTCGACCTGGGCCTGGTGCGCCCCAGCCGGAGGGCCCACCCCGGGGTGCGCTCCCCGCGCCACCTGCGCGCCCTGGTGCGCGCCGCGGCCGCGCGCTTCCCGCTGGTGCTGATCGCCGAGCACCTGGACGCGTCGCTGGTGCTGCTGGGCCGCGCGCTGTGCTGGCCGCCGGCCGCCCTGGTGGCCTTTCCCGCCAACCGGCGCGCCGCCTTCGCCCGCCAGCCGCTGCCCCCGGCCATGGCGCGCAGGGCCCGCGCCTGGAGCGCGCTCGACTGGGCGCTGTACTCGCACTTCAACCGCACCCTGTGGGCGCGCCTGGACGCCCTGGGCCCCGGGGTGCACGCCGAGGTGGCCGCCCTGCGCCGGCTGCGGGCGCGGTGGGCGCGCACCTGCCTGGTCGGGGGAGGCGCCGCGCTGCCCGGGGGCGCCCTGCGGGACCCGCAGCTCACGCCGCTCAGCCACGGCCTGGCGCCCATCCTGGGGTATGCGCTGCGCCCCGGCCTGGGGCCCCGAGTGCGGCGCACCTGCCGCGCGTTGGCCACCCCCGAGCTGCAGTACGCGCGCCGCCTCTACCGGCGCCAGTTCCCGGGGTCGCTCGGGGGGGTCAGAACTGGGTCAGAACTAgggtcagggagacagctcagccggCCAGAACGCTAAGCTccaggccccaagttcaagccccagcacctccCACACTGTGAGGCTGCAGCCGACCAGGGCCCTAGTCCTTTCTCTCCGGTTCATCAAAGAAATGAATCTTtgaaaggttcaatccccagcaccaccgtataagccagagctaagcagtgcgctagtctcctctctgtcaaataaatgtcAAAAAGAACTGCATTTTCTGGCATTGATTACAGGATTTGGTGTTATAGAAACCCCGAATAGCTATGAAgtgattctcttttaaaaatatgaatgatGTCACCACACATAGGCAGCCAGCTCTGGCCCccagtccctccctgcaggggtgaagcttcacgagtggtgaagcagggcggcaggtatctgtctttctccctatctccccatcctctctcagcttctctctgttctatcaaataaaatagaaaggtggggggaggaaaaatggccagtgggattggtggattcgtagtgctggcaccaagccccagtgataaccctggttgggAATTATATGTATATGATCTTTGACAAAACAGAACCTTCAGGGACTTCAGTCAGAGGGGAAAGTAGCAGCTTCAGGCCTCTTTCTCACCACTCAGATCCAGCCTCCTGGCCATCTTTGCTGGAGAGAGGGGACTGTCActggacatgggttcaaacccctgggctccacctgcagggcggtcacttcacaagtggtgaagcaggtctgcaggtgtctccctactttcccctcctctctcaatttctctctgtcctatcacagaaAATAGAGGCCACTGGGaggagtggattcacagtgccagcactgagccccagagataatcctggtggcaacaaaaagaaaCTCCCATGGtcactgtccccctgtccctccctgtggtcactgtccccctgtccctcttCATGGTCACTGACCCCCTGTCCCTCCCTGTGGTCACTGACCCCCTGTCCCTCCCTGTGGtcactgtccccctgtccctccctgtggtcactgtccccctgtccctccctgtggtcactgtccccctgtccctcttCATGGTCACTGACCCCCTGTCCCTCCCTGTGGTCACTGACCCCCTGTCCCTCCCTGTGGtcactgtccccctgtccctccctGTGGTCACTGACCCCCTGTCCCTCCCTGTGGtcactgtccccctgtccctcttCATGGTCACTGACTCCCTGTCCCTCCCTGTGGTCACTGACCCCCTGTCCCTCCCTGTGGtcactgtccccctgtccctccctgtggtcactgtccccctgtccctccctGTGGTCACTGGCCCCCTGTCCCTCCCTGTGGTCACTGGCTCCCTGTCCCTCCCTGTGGTCACTGACCCCCTGTCCCTCCCTGTGGTCACTGGCTCCCTGTCCCTCCCTGTGGTCACTGGCCCCCTGTCCCTCTTCATGGTCACTGGCTCCCTGTCCCTCCCTGTGGTCACTGGCCCCCTGTCCCTCTTCATGGTCACTGGCTCCCTGTCCCTCCCTGTGGTCACTGGCCCCCTGTCCCTCTTCATGGTCACTGGCTCCCTGTCCCTCCCTGTGGTCACTGtcccccccatccctctccatgGTCACTGTTCCCCCATCGCTCCCCATGGTCACTGGCCCCGTCCCTCTTCATGGTCACTGCTGCTGTCCAGGCAGTGGGGCAGCAAGGTCCTGGCTGAGCCTGCCAGGGCTGGGAGTGCAGCTCTGCTCTGGGTAGCGGccagtgggcagtggcacaggtgTGTGTGTTCCCAGGCCTGGCCGGCAGGTGTGTCCTCCTGGGCCGCCACACCCTCCTGGCCGCCTACGTAGCTCAGCCCCTTCTTGCCGGCACGGGCAGCCATGGCCGGCCTCAACGTGTCGCTGGGCTTCTTCTTGGCGACCTTCTCGCTGTGCCAGGCGGCCCGGTGGGCGGCGGAGGCCCTGCTGCCCGCGGGCGCCTGGGCCAGCTTCGCGCGGGAGGCAGTGGGCGCTGCGCAGCTGGGGGCCTGCTGCCTGGAGCTGCGGGCGCTGGCGGAGCTGGGCCCGTGGGCGGGCGGCGCGGGGCCAGATGTAGCACTCACGCTGCTCTTTCTGCTGCTGCTGGCTCACGGGGCCACGCTGGACGCCTCCTGGGCCAACCCGTCTGTGGCTCTGCAGGACTTCCTGCTGGCCAGCGGCTCCCCGGTGGGCCTGCTGCGGCAGCTGGCGGCCCAGGCGCTGGGGCTGTGGGCGGCGGGGCTGCTGACGGCCCGCGTGTGGGCCTGGGAGCTCAGCACCCCACACCTGCTGCAGGGCCTCATGGCCCAGCACTGCGGCTCCACCCTGCACACCTCTGTGGCCCATGGTGCCCTGCTGGAGGGTGGGGGCACCCTGCTCCTGCACCTGGCGCTGCTGCGGCTGCGGACCAGCCTGACCGTCTACAGGGTGCCCGTCCTGGCCGCGCTGACCACCGCCCTGGCCTACGCCGGTGAGCCCCTCCCCCGCctcccctaccccctgccccaGCCTGCCCCCGTCTCTGACCTAACGGAGCCCAGCTGGCCAGGAACAGGGGGTCAAGGCTGTCTGTGGTTCCCAGGACAACTCCCCATCCTACCCCCGTGCTTTTGGCCAGGGGTGCTCTCCGGCGTCTCCCAGCACTATgggctctctgtcttctctctctctctctccatctcctcccccagtcctccccatttctgtctcttgGAGATTGTCCTCAGGGTGGAGAGTGGGCAGGAAATGGCTGGTGAGATGGTCCTGGACTGCAGAGGCAGGAGTCAGACATTGGTGTGTCCCAGGAGGGACTGTGTCCTGGCTGGTCACTGATCCAGGAACATGTCCTAGGCTGAGTGGTCCTGGCCTCGTCCCCACAGCTCCCAGGACCCAGCTGTGCTTGGCAATGCTTGCAAGGGACAGAGAGGTGGCCCAGGACCCTGTGGGTATCCTGGCTGGGTACCTGGTGTCAGGAGgtgtcctgggtccttgtgtggggaTAGGGGATGGCCTGGGTCCCTGTCTGGGGACGGGAGGTGGCCTGGTCCCCACGAGCCTGAACCCCCCCCTCCAGTGGGTCCCTTCACATCTGCCTTCTTCAACCCTGCACTGGCTGCCTGGCTCACCTTCACCTGCTCGGGCCACACCTGGTGGGAGTATGTGCAGGTGTACTGGTTGGGCCCCCTGGCAGGTGAGTCAAGGGGGGTTGCTGAGTGGGCGTTGGCCAGGGAGGGGACTAGAGGAGCTCATGGGAGTGCTACAGGGAGGAGTGGGGCTGATTTATTTGGGGGCCTCTGGTGCTATGGGGGTGAGATTCCTGAAGCCAAGAGGAAGCCAGGCTGAGCCCTCCGGCAAGGCCTGGGCTGCCCTGCTGAGCACCGTTTTCCCTGTAGCATCCGGTGGGTGATGGGAGCAGCAGACAGGGGGTCTGGGTGGGGGTCTCCACACACACTGGGAGAACCCAGACCTCCCAACTGTCACCCAGTCTTCTCTGAAGCAGGAGGTGCCAGCCCAGAGCTTCATCCAGTAGCCAGCGGGCCCAGGGCCCAGGGCCCCCCTCAGGAGCCGAGCTCTGTGACCCTCACTGAGGGGACGAGAGGTCCTGGGGCCCCATCCCAAGTCAAGTCCTTCAAGGCCCTCCTCCCTGTGACTAGGACACCCAGGTCCCTGATCCAGAGGTCTGGGCAGAAGTGGGGAATAGGAGCCAGTGAGGACACCCAACTTCAAGTCCTGCTCTGCCCAACCTAGCCTCCTTCACGCCTCACgccctgcagcccccaccccccaaaaactaaaaaaaaaaccacaaacaggTATCCAGTTCACCCTGCTAGCCAACCCCTCCAGGACGAAGTGGAGGTGTTTGCTGCCCCAGGGAATGTCCTAGAATTCTCAGTTCCCTCTGGCCCAGCCCAGCCTAGAGGGGAAGCTGTGAAGGACTGAAGACGTGGCCCCTTCTCCCCTCACCCACAGTCCCCCAAATGGCATGATCTGCCATCTGTCTGGTGTGACCCCGTCCCCTCAGGGGTCACAGGGCCACCGGCCGGGGTGGGCAGAGGCTGCCCTGGCATGCATGGGgcggcccagtgggtgcaggaaGCAGGCAGGTGCAGCCTGGAGCACGTCCCTGTGCAGAGCCCCTGCTGCAGCCTGCCTGGCCTGTCTGTGCAGGCATGCTGCTGGCTGTCCTGCTCTACCACGGCCACCTCCCACGCCTCTTCCAGAGGAACCTCATCTACAGTCAGAAGAGCAAGTACCGCAGCCCCAGAGTCAGGCCGGCCCCGGGGCTCGCAGAACCCCAGACGCCTGCGGGGGGTCCTCGGGGCCGGGACCTGGGGTGCCGGGGGTCAGGCCGGGTTGGCGACCGCTGAGTTCTGGCCAAACCTGCTGCCCTGTGGTCAGGGGGTTGGACCCCAGGATCTGCCTGATCTGGGAGACAGGCTTGCACTCCCTTCCTCCACGAGAACCATCTATCAATAAAAAGGGGACCAGCCTGACCCCACAGAGGCTTCTGAAATGACGGGCAGGCTGGCTTGAGCCCCACATGGTCTTGCTCCACTGTTGTTGACAGCACGCAAGGCTGAGGAGGGGCCAGGGCTGCCCAaggttgtgtgtggggggggggtttcctgggcTCTGGTGTGAAGGGATCAGACTTCTCAAGGGGGGTCTTGAGATAAGGTGACATGTGGATAGGACATCTTTGTCTTGAGCTTCAGGGTCTGGGGgccccggggtgggggggagggaagcaGCTCCATTTGTGGTCTGTCTTGGTTCTGGAGCTCCGTGACTAGGGACAGCATGATGGTGGTTGGGGACACTGGGGCAGTGGTGGGAGCCCAAGGCTGCGGGGGAGAGGATGGACATAGGACCCCGCTCACCAGCACACAGGCTCGTAGCCCCAGGTCCACAAGACAGGAAACCCTGGCCCTTGCCAACCTTCACTGAGGAGCCCAGGACCCTGCAGATCTGTGGGGGAACCAGCCCTTTGCTTCCCAAAGACCAGACCTTATCCAGAAACTTCCACCCAAGCTCAAGATTGCAGAGTCCCTGTGCTGGGGGTTGGATGCCCCCTCCAGAGTTCGAGGCCCCACAGCAGTCTCTGGTGAGAAGGAATGAGGGGGCAGGAGGTAATTCTGAGAGCCATTCTCTGGAGGACAGTGCACAGGATTGTGGCCTCCTGGCCCGGGGTCTGGGAGAGGAAGAAGCCCCATGTCCATGTCATTCTACTAAGCATCCCCGTCAGGGCAGCTGCGTGGCCTGAGGCCCAGCTCTCCCCTCCCAGAAGTGACCATAGGGGTGGGCACGGCCACGGACAGGACCAGACTCTGGCCCTGTGAGCCCTCCAAGGTCCACGAGAGAATCTGGAGAGAAACTTCCAGAAATAGGAGCAGGGCAGCGCAGAGCACAGGAACAGGCCTGGGGTGAGGACCAGCCAgcacccctgcagtggggaccagcccTGACGCCTCCCCCTGTGACCAGATGAGCccatcccctgccccctgcccaccgGGCACAGAAGAAGCATCACAAGCAGCTAGAGTTGCACACAGAACCACGTTTACTCAGAGAGGACGCTGGGAAGAACACAGGGTACAGAGCCTAGAACcgaagtggggaggtggggacaagCCGGTCACGTCAGGGGCTCACGGGGTGGGTACCATACTACCACGTATGTACAAGCCACAGGGAAGGACTGCTGGGGGAGTCTGGCCACAGACAGGACGCGCCTTCTGGGGTCCCAcggtggggagggggtgacagaggaccacagccagccagccacccacACCTTCACAGTAGCAACATTCAGGGCTCCTGCAGGGAGTGCTAGGGGCGGGGTGCTGGGTCCATCAATGTGTGTCCAGGGATGTGTGCAGGTGTGGTGcacctgtgcgtgtgtgtggccTGTCAGCCTTTTGTGGTGAGCAGGTGCTCACAGCACGGAAACCCTAGACCTCCCCAGAGCCTGGGCTGCGGCCATGCCTCTAGGACCAGCCACCTGCCCTGGGGTCACAGAGGAAGAAGCCCAGGACCCGGGAGGGGACAGCCCTCTCCTGAGGGCCTAGAATAAAGCAATGCTTTTCCAGATTCTTCTCTCCTATCTCCTCTGCCTGACCTCTGCTCTCCACCATTTGGGGTCCTGGGGGGAGGCCCCAGACCAGCCTGTATCATCAAGGGGGAGACTGAGTCCCAGACTGCGAGGTGACTCATGCTGACTGATGTGGAGGCAGGGTTTGGGGGACACGTGGAGTCCTCACTCCTGACTGGTGACCTCTCTTTCCTGGGGAGCAGACTTGCCAGCAAGACATGGCTCCAGGGCCCCCCATGGCTGTGGAGGGGCCTGAACTTGGGATGCTGCCCAGGAAGCTGTGGGCCCCAGGCAGGTGCTCTGAGGTTGGCTGGCCTCAGTCCCTTGTATCTGCAGGCCAGCTCTAGGCTGGCTGGCCAGAGTGACCTGCAAGCTGTCTCTGGGGTCACTGTGCATCTCCCCCCAGTCTCCTGGGAAATCCCATGCACCTCCAGTCCCTTTGGGGGCTCCGGACCCCTGTCTCACTCCCCCCGCCCATACACCAAGGCCAGTGGATGGCGCTGCTAAGTGAGCAGGGCTGTGCTTCAGTGCGGCTCCTGGGACCTGACGTGGGGCTGGGACGCGGAGTGAGGGCGGCCTCAGGTCCCAGAACCTGAGACCAGGTGTGATGGGGCAGGTGTGACGGGCAGGTGTGGCAGGCCGTGTCTGACCATTTGCATGTCTGACCCTCAGCAAAGCCCCACACAGCCTCCaagtcctcccctcccccagggacAAGCTCGTCCCCAGGCCTGTCCACACCTGTCCTCACACTGGTCTCTGTCTGGCCCTGTGGGCCTTGGCCGGCATGGGGACAACTGGGAAGGGTCTGAGTCGGGGTCTCTGCAGGGGTTAGAAATAAATACGCGTAGATACAGGGCTGGGTGTTAATTCCAGGGGTGTCTCTGCTCACTAGCTAAGGAGTAGGAGTTACAGATCCATCTACACTTAAAAAAATAGCCACACAGGGGGTATGTCCTCTGACTTGGCCCCTGCCCCCAGGTGAGTCCCCAGGACATGCTCTGAAGGAAGACAGGTCAGGTGGTGTCCCCTGGCCTCCTGGCCCCGAGTCTCCAGGGAGGGGCCGGGGACCGGTGGCCTGCGGACTCAGGTGGTTAGGGCTCACACCCTCATCTGGGCTGACCTTCTCCTGGACAGCTTGGAcctgcgggcgggggggggggggggggggggaaggggagtgtTTGCAGGGGGGGGCGGTCAGGGGCAGCCAGCAGCAGCACTGGCTTCTGCTCCCtcgccccacccaccacccactgcTCCCGAGAGTgtccactgtgtcctggaaggGGGGGGACAGTCACCCGCCCAGCTGTGTGGAGGGCTTCTCATGCCTAGACTAAAGAGGTGTTCCAGAAACTTGGCACGGAAACTGGCATGGACTTCTCCGAGCCTCAGAGCGGGGACAGCCCTCAGCAGCCACTGTCCCTGTGGCCCAGTCCCCATGAGTCCCACCCTGGGGCCTGATCCAttgccccaccccctccaccttcGAGTCCTTTCCCTGCTCTCTGTGACCCTCTTCCTCTCCCGACCTCACAGTCCTCACTGCCCCGCCCTCCCCCGATGGCTCCGCCCTCTCCAGGGGCCCCGCCTTCCCGATGGCTCCGCCCTCTCCAGGGACCCCGCCTTCCCCAATGGCTCCGCCCTCTCCAGGGACCCCGCCTTCCCCGATGGCTCCGCCCTCTCCAGGGGCCCCGCCCTCCCCCGATGGCTCCGCCCTCTCCAGGGGCCCCGCCTTCCCCGATGGCTCCGCCCTCTCCAGGGGCCCCGCCTTCCCCGATGGCTCCGCCCtctccaggcccccccccccgccttcccgATGGCTCCGCCCTCTCCAGGGACCCCGCCTTCCCGATGGCTCCGCCCTCTCCAGGGGCCCCGCCTTCCCCAATGGCTCCGCCCTCTCCCGGGGCCCCGCCTTCCTGATGGCTCCGCCCTCTCCAGGGGCCCCACCTTCCCAATGGCTCCGCCCTCTCCAGGGACCCCGCCTTCCCCAATGGCTCCGCCCTCTCCAGGGGCCCCGCCTTCCCCAATGGCTCCGCCCTCTCCAGGGGCCCCGCCTTCCCCGATGGCTCCGCCCTCTCCAGGGGCCCCTCCTTCCCTGATGGCTCCGCCCTCTCCAGGGGCCCCACCTTCCCAATGGCTCCGCCCTCTCCAGGGACCCCGCCTTCCCCAATGGCTCCGCCCTCTCCAGGGACCCCGCCTTACCCAATGGCTCCGCCCTCTACAGGGGCCCCACCTTCCCCAATGGCTCCGCCCTCTACAGGGGCCCCACCTTCCCCAATGGCTCCGCCCTCTCCAGGGGCCCCGCCTTCCCCAATGGCTCCGCCCTCTCCCAGGGGCCCCGCCTTCCCCGATGGCTCCGCCCTCTCCCAGGGGCCCCCTCCTTCCTTGATGGCTCTACCCTCTCCCGGGACCCCGGCCCTGCCCCTCCAGGTGCCCACCTGATGGTGCCGGCCAGGAGGGGGTTGAAGGCGTAGAGCCAGTCGTGCATGTCCTTGTCGCTGTTGGCCTGCAGCAGTATGCCTCGGTGTTCCGTGCACACTGCGAACGTGTTGGGTGTCTGCGGGGACAGGTGAAACCAAAGCGTCTATCTCCCGGCTCTGCCctgtgcccccccacacaccgaGGGTGGGGGGTCTCTGCTTTGTGGGTGCAGATACCGCTTCTGGCCTGAGCCTGAACACAGGGTGCTGGGATCCATACTAAGGCTGCACagcggggtgggggggcatgGCGGTGGGACAGCCCTCACTCGGGGAGGGTCcaggtgcagggggagggtggtGGGGCAGCCCTCACTCGGGGAGAGTCCAGGTGCAGGGGGAGGGCGGTGGGGCAGCCTTCACTCGGGGAGAGTCCAGGTGCAGGGGGAGGGCGGTGGGGCAGCCCTCACTCGGGGAGGGTCCAGGTGCAGGGGGAGGGCGATGGGCAGCCCTCACTCGGGGAGGGTCCAGGTGCAGGGGGAGGGCGGTGGGTCCAGGAGCAGCGGGATGGGGCAGCCGGTGCTCGGGGAGGCAGGGGCAGCCTGGGCCGGGCTCACCTTGAGCATGGCCTGCTGGTCCTCGCTGTACTCCACCTGCGCGGTGGACAAGTTGAGCACGTAGCGCTCCACGGCGTCGCGCTCGCTGTTGTACAGGTAGGCATAGGGCCTCCGCACCACCACATAGCGCTTGGCCCAGCCTGATGTGTGCGGCTCCAGGAAGTGCAGGTAACCCTTCCGGGACACGATCGGGCTGTGGGCAGGGGTGAGGGTCAGGACGAGGAGACCTCAGAACTCCTGGGATGGGGCCCAGGTGCACCCCCAGACCTCCAGGGGAACACAGTTCAGCCTGGACCCCCAGACCTCTTGGGGACAGGTTCAGCCACATCTCCAGACCTCATGGGGCAGGGAACAGCCTGCACCCTCAGACCTCCAGAGCTCGGCCTACACCCAGACCTCCAGAGCTCAGCCTATACCTAGACCTCCAGAACTCAGCTTACACCCAGACCTCCAGAGCTCAGCTTACACCCAGACCTCCAGAGCTCGGCCCACACCCAGACCTCCAGAGCTCAGCCTATACCCAGACCTCCAGAGCTCAGCCTACACCCAGACCTCCAGAGCTCAGCCTATACCTAGACCTCCAGAGCTCAGCCTACACCCAGACCTCCAGAGCTCAGCCTATACCTAGACCTCCAGAACTCAGCCTACACCCAGACCTCCAGAGCTCAGCCTATACCTAGACCTCCAGAGCTCAGCCTACACCCAGACCTCCAGAGCTCAGCTTACACCCAGACCTCCAGAGCTCAGCTTACACCCAGACTTCCAGAGCTCAGCCTACACCCAGACCTCCAGAGTTTGGCCTACACCCAGACCTCCAGAGCTCAGCCTACACCCAGACCTCCAGAGTTTGGCCTACACCCAGACCTCCAGAGCTCGGCCTACAACCAGACCTCGGCCTACAACCAGACCTCCAGAGTTCGGCCTACACCCAGACCTGCACCCCGACATCTGGGATGATGGGGTTCATCCTACACCCCCAGGCCTAGGCCACACTGGCCACCTGTGAACATAGTCCCCCACAGCCCCAGACCTCGCCCCCTCTGCTGCAGTGTCCAGGGCACAGGACTTCCCAGCCTGTGGCCAACAGTGACCAACAGCAGGGAGGTGGAGCTCAGGccagtgaggtcctgggttcaattccccacaccacacaTGCCAGCTCATGCTCTGGCCCTCGCTCTAGTGACCAAGTCTTCCCCCAGCGTTATCTTCAAAGAAACACCTAGCCGGAGCCCAGGGCTGCCCAGCCAGACCAGCAGACAGCGGTCAAGagtggcttcccccccccccccccagcaagccCCCACGTACCTGACCCTGATCTCCTGGATGTCCGGGACCAGCAGGCGTGGGGGTGTCTTCTCAGCATCTGGGGCACGGCTGGGGGACGGGGACTTCTTGGCGTCCATGTCTGGCAGGAGCTCAGGCTCGGGGCTGGCCGGcctggagcagggctggggggtcctggggacagaggagcctgGGATCCCTTCCTGACCTGCCACCACAGCCCTGGGCACCGTGTGGGGTCTGCTGGCTGTGCCCCAGCCAGGGCTGTGCCtcgtggggaggggggggtgctGTGCCTTGCAGGGGCTGAGCTGTGTGGTGCAGGGGCGGGGCTGTGCGGGTGCAGGGGAAGGCTGTGTGGGTGCACAGGTGGGGCTGTGCGGGTGCAGGGGCGGGGCACGCAGGATCACCCACCTGGCGTCTGGGGTTCCATAGCGGCCCTCCACCAGGGAGGGGCAGGTGGAGGAAGGCGTGAGGGTGGCCGCCCCCAGCGGCGACATGGAAGGGTCCCGCAGCAGCGTGACCGACATCTcggagagctgggggaggggacagCGGC
This portion of the Erinaceus europaeus chromosome 7, mEriEur2.1, whole genome shotgun sequence genome encodes:
- the LOC132539236 gene encoding uncharacterized protein LOC132539236, producing MGYVVRNGTGTGDRTPEQCPEDTDVSRGAQLCTDTTVSASGCGDPKWPESGNGEPGKHGGRIAKGRPHDSPADKTGHLGSSWTMGTYGGREGRDPRLSQHLTSGSWGQGHTGPDSLARDHQGCSPEAPPASSPTSPGRVSGPDAGLSGAELEPELQDGSRPAEEAAQAPGSGLARTGPLQWPLHGSPAGWLTLEHPRMLSDPHAGLDMELRGAGPLSTLEETPQPVLGSLKSRQPSLQGHMPGGKQDPRPAIPMVDTDCSDPAWALDALSSPWASRSGTLPSRVPGGGWGARRHNSPPGTAGPERSPSHALSPMPGMPGTPWDSIHTWCRGQVHAQYPSGAAPGISSPSLSSPAPGAPGCQPRTHVFFLKVHKSASSTIANILFRFGDEHGLRFAMPAGGAPHFFYPRPFQASFVEGFSHDPGPGFHIMCQHMRFQPSEVRRVLPPDTFYFTILRDPARVLESAFSYYKASSPFARARGLGDFLARPGAFYDPRRSDAHYGRDLQAFDLGLVRPSRRAHPGVRSPRHLRALVRAAAARFPLVLIAEHLDASLVLLGRALCWPPAALVAFPANRRAAFARQPLPPAMARRARAWSALDWALYSHFNRTLWARLDALGPGVHAEVAALRRLRARWARTCLVGGGAALPGGALRDPQLTPLSHGLAPILGYALRPGLGPRVRRTCRALATPELQYARRLYRRQFPGSLGGVRTGSELGSGRQLSRPER
- the LOC103121487 gene encoding aquaporin-12-like gives rise to the protein MAGLNVSLGFFLATFSLCQAARWAAEALLPAGAWASFAREAVGAAQLGACCLELRALAELGPWAGGAGPDVALTLLFLLLLAHGATLDASWANPSVALQDFLLASGSPVGLLRQLAAQALGLWAAGLLTARVWAWELSTPHLLQGLMAQHCGSTLHTSVAHGALLEGGGTLLLHLALLRLRTSLTVYRVPVLAALTTALAYAVGPFTSAFFNPALAAWLTFTCSGHTWWEYVQVYWLGPLAGMLLAVLLYHGHLPRLFQRNLIYSQKSKYRSPRVRPAPGLAEPQTPAGGPRGRDLGCRGSGRVGDR